The nucleotide window CGACCCAGCGATCGTGCAGGACGCGCACCCCGGCCTCCTCGAGGGTCGCCAGCGCGGCCCCGCCCCCGAAGCGCTCGTGGTTCCCCGTGACGGCGTACACCGCGCGCGGCGCGCGCAGCCGCCCCAACTCCCGGAGCAGCCGCGTCTCGTCCGCGCCGTGCCCCTCGACGAGGTCACCGAGCAGCACCACGACGTCGGGCCTTTCCGCCGCGACCTGCGCGCCGCGCGCGGCGAGCCACTCGCCGTCGAGAAGCTCGCCGAGGTGCGTGTCGGAGAGCGCCACGATCACCGTCCCGTCGAGCGCCGCCGGCAGCCCGCGCAGCCGCACCTCGGACGGGGTCACCACCGGCGGCCGCGTCCCCTGGAAGACCGCGAACCCCGCGAGTGCGGCGCCAGCCGCCAGCGCCCAGCCGCGCAGCGCCGGCGCGCGCCGCGGGAAGAGGAGGCCGAAGCCGGTGACCACGTCCACCGCGAGCAGCGCCACGGCGATGATGAACAGCGTCGCCATCGCCGAGAGGCCGAAGAGCTCGAGCACCGCGCCCGCGCGTCCGCCGCCGCCGTGGAGGAACAGCCGGGGGACCGCGAACGCG belongs to bacterium and includes:
- a CDS encoding metallophosphoesterase encodes the protein MRIFGTVLLVAWTLLLLYVCGRAWTVPAIRRRVPRGAFLVGAGALWLAFAVPRLFLHGGGGRAGAVLELFGLSAMATLFIIAVALLAVDVVTGFGLLFPRRAPALRGWALAAGAALAGFAVFQGTRPPVVTPSEVRLRGLPAALDGTVIVALSDTHLGELLDGEWLAARGAQVAAERPDVVVLLGDLVEGHGADETRLLRELGRLRAPRAVYAVTGNHERFGGGAALATLEEAGVRVLHDRWVEAAPGLVLAGVDDLTSRRRAKERGDPVGGAVSGRPPGALVLLSHSPLEVERAARAGVGLMLSGHTHAGQIWPFGYLVRLQYPYLAGRYEVGGMTLIVGRGTGTWGTRMRLWAPGEILRVTLRAEPGVL